A window of Symphalangus syndactylus isolate Jambi chromosome X, NHGRI_mSymSyn1-v2.1_pri, whole genome shotgun sequence genomic DNA:
TCACTGCAAGGGTAGGAGGGGAAAGTGAAGCTATGCAGGGAATTTGCTTTCtattgttttacatatttctgCTTTGAAAATTTCTAAAAACTTGATTGAATGACTTTTCCAATCAGAAGAATACGAAAGAtctaacacaaaaacagaagtATTGCTTGAATTATTCAAGCAGAACGCACACATTTTAATGTCCAGAAAAGTTGCGGGTTTTTTTTACTAGCTCAGAGTTGAGGATTGAAAAACGTTCCTAAAGGGATCGGAGACAACAGGAAATGGGTTTGTGCTTCTGAGTTGCTCAAGATCATGCTTATGAAGGACATTTTATATCGTTTTGAGcaagttttgtgttgtttttgttaaaacttaaaaaactgaaaaaaaaacttaaaaattaaacataattttaaagaaaagacagCTTGGGTTAGGAAGCTAGGGTCTCCCACGCCAGCACGTGCCCTGCCCCTCCTGGGGTTCTGGGGCCCGGGCCAGGACAGTCAGGCTAAACTGACTCTAGGCCACGCGGACCCCGTGGGGCGGGGCGGAACCTGGCAGGGCGCCAGTGACCGCTGGGGCCAGAGCCCTGCCGTGAAAGGAGGGCTTCCGCCTTGCAGCGCAGCTTGGATCAGCAGCCGCCCAGCAGGCCTCCCGCCCGTATTTTCCCGCGTCCATCCCTCTGTCCCACGGTCGGTGAGTCAGCGGAGCCTGATGGAGGCCTTGGGCTCTGGGCACTATGTGGGAGGCGGCATCAGGTCCATGGCCGCGGCGGCCCTGTCTGGCCTGGCGGTGCGGCTGTCGCGCTCGCAGGGGTCCCGCGGCTCGTACGGCGCCTTCTGCAAGACGCTCACGCGCACGCTGCTCACCTTCTTCGACCTGGCCTGGCGGCTGCGCAAGAACTTCTTTTACTTCTACCTCCTGGCCTCGGTGATTCTCAACGTCCACCTGCAGGTACATATTTAGAGCCACTAACTTTGTGGCATTTGGGGGCTCCTCGGCAGGATGGCTGACTTCCACCCACCTGCTCACCCACCCTAGAGCAAAGCGACCAACTCCGCTCGTGCATGCAGACTTGCCActcattctttccatttcctcatcttttaGTATAAATGGgtggcaaaaaaaagaaaaaaaaaaaaacagcatttgtGGAAAGCCTGAAATATAACCAAAATCGTCTAAGATAGAATGAAAAATTGACTCTCAAGGAAATATTTGAAGGAACAGAACACggcttaaaaatttgaaaatcctTAAAAATACTTGAGAAGTTTTTGCATCCGTAAAACAGAAAACAGCACGAACTTTAGGAAGTGACAATGGGCACAGaatgcaataagaaaaaaaaacggGGAAAGGCAACTAAAAACTTAAGGAAAGATAAACTGAACAAGAATGGCTCAGACAGCAGGCAAATCTCCCCAATTAGAATCGAAGTGAATAGATCCAATTGAATTGAATGAATTCTAAGCAATAGATGGATTGAATAATAAGCTGGAGGACATTAATAACATGTTCTGGAAGGCATACATTTCTtcaacccaaaggaaaaaaaaataatgacagaaactacagggaaaaacatt
This region includes:
- the SMIM10 gene encoding small integral membrane protein 10, whose amino-acid sequence is MEALGSGHYVGGGIRSMAAAALSGLAVRLSRSQGSRGSYGAFCKTLTRTLLTFFDLAWRLRKNFFYFYLLASVILNVHLQVLS